One window of Trifolium pratense cultivar HEN17-A07 linkage group LG5, ARS_RC_1.1, whole genome shotgun sequence genomic DNA carries:
- the LOC123886168 gene encoding iron-regulated transcriptional activator AFT2-like → MEGEIYEVDEDKPRRPVVLGLFATGIVPAVAQPSNPPNVPQPIEIDTSSHFATDRQKRDRDELIKWARSVSESLRFAIIVRRSDSGEKRKAQLVLECERSGKYVPAKKKLKSDSSGTRKCECPFRLRGYYNKETKLWRLTVVNGMHNHELDKGLEGHLVAGRLKPQEKDFMDEMTRNAVAPKKHIVHIKGERSREQDLGKASVQRSS, encoded by the coding sequence ATGGAAGGCGAAATTTACGAAGTTGACGAAGATAAACCGAGGCGACCTGTTGTGCTTGGCCTTTTTGCAACGGGCATTGTTCCAGCTGTTGCTCAACCAAGTAATCCTCCTAATGTGCCGCAACCGATAGAAATAGACACATCGTCTCACTTTGCGACTGATAGGCAAAAGAGAGACAGAGATGAGTTGATCAAATGGGCTCGAAGTGTGTCAGAAAGTTTAAGGTTCGCCATTATAGTTAGGCGATCCGATTCGGGCGAAAAGAGAAAGGCTCAATTGGTGTTAGAGTGTGAACGTAGTGGGAAGTATGTTCCAGccaagaagaagttgaaatccGATTCGTCCGGAACGAGAAAATGCGAATGTCCATTCCGACTTCGTGGTTATTACAACAAGGAAACAAAACTATGGCGTTTGACTGTTGTCAACGGTATGCATAACCACGAGTTGGACAAAGGGCTTGAAGGGCATCTCGTGGCGGGGCGTTTGAAACCGCAGGAGAAGGATTTTATGGACGAGATGACAAGGAATGCGGTGGCtccaaaaaaacatattgtccACATTAAAGGAGAGAGATCCAGAGAACAAGACCTCGGCAAAGCAAGTGTACAACGCTCGTCATAG